A window of Paenibacillus polygoni contains these coding sequences:
- a CDS encoding LysE/ArgO family amino acid transporter has protein sequence MPGAIIHALILAIGLILPLGAQNVFIFNQGATHKHWTGSLPAVIMAALCDTVLIVLAVGGLSLFLSDKSVVTQGIYAAGCVFLLYMAWTLWQTGDGVKGKQQPLTSRQQILFALSVSVLNPHAILDIVGVIGTNSLQYESKELIAFTLVTILVSWVWFVLLAAAGRSMGRWDQTGNGSKWHGKGSSLMMAGLAVYMMYSFVQSL, from the coding sequence ATGCCAGGAGCGATTATACATGCACTCATTTTGGCAATAGGACTTATTTTACCGCTCGGGGCACAAAATGTATTTATATTTAATCAGGGAGCAACGCACAAACACTGGACAGGGTCTTTGCCAGCAGTCATTATGGCCGCTCTATGTGATACGGTTCTTATTGTACTTGCTGTTGGAGGGCTGTCTCTCTTTCTATCGGACAAGAGTGTGGTAACCCAAGGGATATATGCGGCAGGATGTGTTTTCCTTCTATATATGGCCTGGACCCTTTGGCAAACGGGGGATGGGGTAAAAGGAAAGCAGCAACCACTGACAAGTCGTCAGCAGATTCTTTTTGCACTATCTGTGTCGGTGCTTAATCCGCATGCCATTCTGGATATTGTAGGAGTCATCGGAACGAACTCTTTGCAGTATGAGAGTAAAGAGCTTATCGCTTTTACCTTAGTCACTATTCTTGTGTCATGGGTGTGGTTTGTTCTGCTTGCTGCGGCGGGAAGAAGCATGGGGAGATGGGACCAGACGGGGAATGGGTCCAAGTGGCATGGCAAAGGTTCTTCACTTATGATGGCTGGGCTGGCAGTTTATATGATGTATTCCTTTGTACAAAGTTTGTAG
- a CDS encoding DUF6941 family protein yields the protein MKTKPIVRAIIVVEEANFVPNQEESKMILIQPILNFNVPFIPTQLSFNIVVSLSHFSRGEKYNVEVRLKDTTGNYLNSMSWEISDHDEENDIPAGGIIVAGIKNLPIYNEGNYDIEVFADNEKVGEEFFTVYKNRG from the coding sequence GTGAAAACAAAACCAATAGTCAGAGCAATCATTGTTGTTGAAGAAGCAAACTTTGTCCCTAATCAAGAAGAATCGAAGATGATCCTTATTCAACCAATCCTTAACTTCAATGTTCCTTTTATACCTACACAACTAAGTTTTAACATAGTAGTATCTTTATCTCATTTCTCTCGAGGAGAGAAATACAACGTTGAAGTTCGTTTGAAAGATACTACAGGTAATTATCTCAACTCGATGTCTTGGGAAATTAGTGATCATGATGAGGAAAATGATATTCCAGCAGGTGGTATTATCGTGGCTGGGATTAAAAACCTACCCATATATAATGAGGGCAATTATGATATTGAAGTTTTTGCAGATAATGAAAAAGTTGGAGAAGAATTCTTTACTGTATACAAGAATAGGGGGTGA
- a CDS encoding efflux RND transporter permease subunit, producing the protein MKGIINFSLRNKLAIWILTIILTFGGLYSGLTMKQETIPNINIPFLNITAIYPGAAPEGVVEDVTKPLEETLRNVDGIKSITSTSMENVSSVMIEFDYGTNLDNATAAVREVLNDVPLPDDAQKPTISKFSINSFPVASVSLSGKDGESLEDLTRLAENEIAPAFEDVDGVASVQVSGQYTREVTLTFDQNKMNDLGLTEDTVQQIVQASSLRVPLGLFTMENTENAVVVDGNVIDVEDLKNLKIPVVPSNSGQGSAAGNADANSGAGAGDGAGQEGAQALPNAGAAAQMTGIPTVKLSDIATIEVIGKAESISRTNGAESIGFSIVKANDANTVDVVNGVKEASAELEELYDHINLDILLDQGQPIEDSVHTMLSKALFGAIFAVLIILLFLRDWRSTIISVISIPLSLLIALTVLYLMDITLNVMTLGAMTVAIGRVVDDSIVVIENIYRRLSLPGEKLKGRELIGAATREMFVPIMSSTIVTIAVFLPLALVSGMVGELFMPFALTMVFALLASLVVAITIVPAMAHSLFRGGLKNKKNHEHKPSRLAGGYTRILNWSLNHKLITVGAAIVLLVGSLFLTRFIGTSFLPEQGTNYTLVTYSPEPGATQETVEKRTQSVEKFILDASGVESMQYSVGGGNPMSMGSSNSGLFYIIFKDGVKVNEESEKLLTGLQERVPEGEWSTLDMAAGAMGGSTLTVSVFGDSLDQIKPVADDILKVVQDDTVNFEDAESSLAEGYEQYTLVADQEKLSSLGLTAGQLVMTLSPERERPVLTEVEVDGKSYKVYIKTDSKEYGSIEAIEKETVTSPLGIEVPIGEVATVEKGTTPDSIMRIDGDMVVQVTASILASDVGSASSSIEKAVDTMDLPEGVHVEFGGVTEQINETFTQLGLAMLAAIAIVYFVLVVTFGGGLAPFAILFSLPFTVIGALLGLLVTGETLNVSSLMGALMLIGIVVTNAIVLIDRVIHKENEGMSTRDALLEAGSTRLRPILMTALATIGALLPLVFGWENSAGIISKGLGVTVIGGLISSTLLTLVIVPIVYEFLMRFKKKRIED; encoded by the coding sequence ATGAAAGGGATAATTAATTTCTCACTGAGAAACAAGCTGGCGATCTGGATTCTGACCATTATCTTGACCTTTGGCGGACTGTACAGCGGTTTGACCATGAAGCAAGAAACGATTCCAAATATCAACATTCCATTCCTAAACATCACTGCCATCTATCCAGGGGCAGCCCCGGAAGGTGTCGTTGAGGATGTAACCAAGCCCCTCGAAGAAACGCTTCGTAATGTAGATGGGATTAAGAGTATTACATCTACATCGATGGAGAATGTTTCTTCCGTCATGATTGAATTTGATTATGGCACAAATTTGGACAATGCGACGGCTGCAGTACGCGAAGTGCTAAACGATGTTCCACTTCCCGATGATGCTCAGAAGCCTACCATCTCCAAGTTCAGTATAAACTCTTTCCCGGTAGCTTCCGTAAGTCTATCTGGTAAAGATGGGGAGTCGCTCGAAGATTTGACTCGCCTTGCCGAGAATGAGATCGCACCTGCCTTTGAAGATGTAGATGGCGTAGCATCTGTTCAGGTATCCGGTCAATATACGAGAGAAGTCACTCTTACCTTCGACCAAAACAAAATGAATGATCTCGGATTAACCGAAGATACGGTACAACAAATCGTTCAAGCCTCTTCTTTACGTGTTCCTCTGGGTCTATTCACCATGGAAAACACAGAGAATGCGGTTGTTGTAGATGGTAACGTGATTGACGTAGAAGATTTGAAGAATCTGAAGATTCCTGTTGTTCCTTCTAATTCAGGTCAAGGCAGTGCTGCAGGCAATGCCGATGCGAATAGCGGTGCAGGAGCAGGCGATGGAGCGGGGCAAGAAGGCGCTCAGGCCTTGCCGAATGCGGGAGCTGCAGCACAAATGACAGGCATACCTACCGTTAAGCTTTCTGATATTGCTACTATTGAAGTCATCGGTAAAGCGGAGTCTATCTCTCGCACAAACGGTGCAGAATCGATCGGATTCTCTATCGTAAAAGCAAATGATGCCAACACCGTTGACGTTGTAAACGGAGTAAAAGAGGCTTCCGCTGAACTCGAAGAACTATACGATCATATTAATCTCGATATTCTTCTTGATCAGGGTCAACCTATTGAAGACTCCGTCCATACGATGTTATCCAAAGCCTTATTTGGCGCCATCTTTGCCGTACTTATCATTCTACTCTTCCTAAGAGACTGGAGATCGACGATTATTTCCGTGATTTCGATACCTCTTTCTCTATTGATTGCCTTAACCGTACTCTATCTAATGGATATTACGCTTAACGTAATGACACTCGGAGCAATGACGGTTGCGATTGGCCGGGTAGTCGATGACTCTATTGTTGTTATTGAAAATATTTATCGGCGTCTCTCTCTCCCAGGAGAGAAACTGAAAGGCAGAGAATTGATCGGTGCTGCTACGCGCGAAATGTTTGTACCGATTATGTCCTCCACCATTGTGACCATTGCGGTATTCCTTCCGCTGGCACTAGTTAGCGGTATGGTCGGTGAACTCTTTATGCCGTTCGCACTTACAATGGTCTTTGCACTTCTCGCTTCCCTTGTTGTAGCGATCACAATCGTACCTGCTATGGCTCACTCCCTCTTTAGAGGCGGGCTGAAAAACAAAAAGAACCATGAGCATAAACCAAGCCGACTGGCAGGCGGTTATACTCGAATATTGAATTGGTCACTGAATCATAAGCTCATCACAGTAGGGGCAGCAATCGTTCTGCTCGTGGGCAGCTTGTTCCTTACTCGCTTTATCGGCACCAGCTTCTTGCCAGAGCAAGGAACCAATTATACTCTGGTAACTTACAGCCCTGAACCAGGGGCAACACAAGAAACGGTAGAAAAACGAACGCAAAGCGTTGAGAAGTTCATTCTTGATGCAAGCGGTGTTGAAAGTATGCAGTACTCTGTTGGCGGCGGTAATCCGATGAGTATGGGTTCTTCCAACTCGGGTCTGTTCTATATCATCTTTAAAGATGGTGTCAAAGTTAATGAAGAAAGCGAGAAGCTGCTGACTGGACTCCAAGAACGTGTGCCTGAAGGTGAATGGTCAACACTCGATATGGCTGCTGGCGCTATGGGCGGCAGCACGCTGACGGTCAGCGTCTTCGGTGACAGTCTTGATCAAATCAAACCTGTTGCTGATGATATTTTAAAAGTGGTACAAGACGATACGGTAAACTTCGAAGATGCGGAATCTTCTCTAGCAGAAGGATATGAACAATATACCCTCGTAGCTGATCAAGAAAAACTCAGCTCTCTTGGACTTACAGCTGGGCAGCTCGTGATGACTCTTAGTCCAGAAAGAGAACGTCCGGTACTAACCGAAGTCGAAGTAGACGGTAAGTCTTATAAAGTCTACATTAAAACAGACAGTAAAGAATATGGAAGCATTGAAGCGATTGAAAAAGAAACGGTCACTTCGCCGCTTGGTATTGAGGTTCCTATTGGAGAAGTAGCAACCGTGGAAAAAGGAACCACTCCTGACTCCATCATGCGTATTGACGGTGATATGGTCGTGCAAGTAACGGCGAGCATCCTCGCTTCCGATGTCGGTTCTGCTTCATCTTCCATTGAAAAAGCGGTTGATACTATGGATTTACCTGAAGGGGTTCATGTTGAATTTGGCGGGGTAACCGAACAAATTAACGAGACCTTTACTCAGCTCGGTCTTGCTATGCTGGCTGCGATCGCAATCGTGTACTTCGTACTTGTCGTAACATTTGGCGGCGGACTTGCTCCATTTGCCATTCTGTTCTCCTTGCCGTTTACGGTGATTGGAGCCTTACTCGGTTTGCTTGTTACAGGGGAAACACTAAACGTATCCTCTTTGATGGGTGCGCTGATGTTGATCGGTATCGTTGTTACGAATGCAATTGTCCTTATCGACCGGGTTATTCATAAAGAAAACGAAGGCATGTCTACAAGAGACGCCTTGCTTGAAGCAGGTTCAACTCGTCTTCGTCCAATTCTCATGACAGCTTTGGCTACCATTGGAGCTCTTCTCCCGCTTGTCTTTGGATGGGAGAACAGTGCCGGTATTATTTCCAAAGGTCTTGGCGTTACGGTAATTGGCGGACTCATCAGTTCTACGCTGCTTACACTCGTTATTGTACCGATTGTGTACGAATTCTTAATGAGATTTAAGAAAAAACGGATTGAAGATTAG
- a CDS encoding stalk domain-containing protein has protein sequence MINRKKTWRSRALTISLAAIMSFPIAANISIDNASAAVKKYPVISQPFKIKGESSRIGTINKSGSTYIALRDLNTALGLKTKYVPSTQHVQVTGRERTMEMGLQNSSYVLNGQPVLGPEVIVQSGTTYLPLRFLSESFGYEVTYENKSKTIGLKAISENALSITAESIGADGEDKSLLVFYPVLSGYKDAEVQQKINKFLKKEADRFVSAGSKQMDPVVKENNAQLAKDPKASIRRPSFDGRFTVTHNEKGLLSLYADYSVYLGGAHSDTAREAYTFDLSTGDLLTLKEAVGGGSDYVTIINQQIKKQIADRKLTLIAPFKTIEPDRDFFLSHDGVVIYFTQYEYTSFAEGMPKFVIPYSAFTKR, from the coding sequence TTGATTAATCGAAAGAAGACGTGGCGTTCTCGGGCGCTGACTATATCACTTGCCGCCATTATGTCGTTTCCCATCGCAGCCAATATATCCATAGACAACGCTTCAGCAGCTGTTAAAAAATACCCGGTTATCTCGCAGCCCTTTAAGATTAAAGGGGAAAGTTCCCGCATTGGCACGATCAACAAAAGTGGATCAACGTACATTGCACTTCGGGATCTAAACACCGCGCTGGGATTAAAAACGAAATATGTCCCTTCTACCCAGCACGTTCAAGTAACGGGAAGAGAACGAACGATGGAAATGGGTCTTCAAAATAGTTCTTACGTTTTGAACGGGCAGCCCGTTTTAGGTCCTGAGGTTATTGTGCAAAGCGGTACGACGTATCTTCCTCTTCGTTTCTTGTCAGAGAGCTTCGGTTATGAGGTAACGTACGAAAATAAATCAAAGACCATCGGCCTGAAAGCCATATCAGAAAATGCACTTTCCATTACTGCAGAATCGATCGGAGCAGACGGTGAAGACAAATCTCTGCTTGTGTTCTATCCTGTTCTGTCTGGGTATAAAGATGCCGAGGTACAGCAAAAGATCAACAAGTTTCTGAAAAAAGAAGCCGACCGGTTCGTTTCAGCTGGATCAAAACAAATGGACCCTGTCGTTAAAGAAAACAACGCTCAGTTGGCTAAAGATCCAAAGGCTTCAATCCGGCGTCCGAGCTTCGATGGACGATTTACCGTCACACATAACGAAAAGGGACTGCTAAGTCTCTACGCTGATTACTCCGTCTACTTAGGAGGGGCACACAGTGATACCGCTCGCGAAGCGTATACCTTTGACCTCTCGACAGGCGACCTGCTTACATTGAAAGAGGCCGTAGGCGGCGGGTCGGATTATGTTACGATCATCAATCAGCAAATAAAGAAACAAATTGCGGATCGCAAACTAACTCTAATCGCACCGTTTAAGACAATTGAACCAGATCGTGATTTTTTCCTAAGCCATGACGGGGTTGTTATCTACTTCACGCAATACGAATACACTTCCTTTGCGGAAGGGATGCCGAAGTTTGTTATTCCCTATTCTGCCTTTACAAAACGCTGA
- a CDS encoding aminotransferase-like domain-containing protein codes for MKPALEIRFTPDPLLPEPLYHQIKEYIKMKIMQGEWTPGMRLPSQRALAAAFKVNRSTIIAALDGLHSEGLIDTNYGGGTKISRAGWNSMSTPLLNWEDYVESGHHYPNLPEVQIINQSEYRSDIIRLGTGELSPDLLPQSYFQKIYDKLAQRAPSLGYLEPLGSYKLRLAISSYLADQQIQASPESILIVSGSLQAMQLIAMGLLPRRSSVLVEKPSYLYSIHAFQTAGVRMIGMPVDKEGLLTAELERYIRQNRPSLLYTIPTFQNPSGAVMSDKRRMELIQTAEATGLAILEDHAYADLWFDEKPPLSLKARDPGSYVLHMGTLSKSVSPGLRIGWVAGPETVIQRLADIKMQTDYGASSLAQEAAALWFTEGYHDVHLAEVRAALIRKRNLVLDLLSRNLAGAAEWNVPQGGFYIWLKLLNGTRPETLFRRALAEGVLLNPGSIYDRFDQDHIRLSFAYASETELERGIMTLARLILHP; via the coding sequence ATGAAACCTGCTCTAGAGATTCGTTTCACTCCAGATCCATTGCTGCCTGAACCCCTCTATCACCAGATTAAGGAATACATTAAGATGAAAATAATGCAGGGAGAATGGACCCCTGGAATGCGTCTTCCTTCTCAGCGTGCACTAGCAGCCGCTTTTAAAGTCAATCGAAGTACCATCATTGCAGCACTAGACGGGCTTCATTCTGAAGGACTCATCGATACAAACTACGGCGGAGGAACCAAAATATCTCGTGCGGGATGGAATAGTATGTCCACTCCCCTGCTTAACTGGGAAGATTATGTGGAAAGCGGGCATCATTACCCGAATCTCCCAGAAGTTCAGATCATTAATCAATCGGAATACCGCTCTGATATCATTCGTCTCGGTACAGGTGAACTCTCACCCGATTTGCTCCCTCAATCCTATTTTCAGAAGATCTATGATAAGTTAGCTCAGCGTGCACCGAGTCTTGGCTATTTGGAACCTCTAGGGTCTTACAAACTTAGACTTGCTATCTCGAGTTATTTGGCAGACCAGCAAATACAGGCTTCACCAGAATCTATTCTTATCGTTTCAGGCTCACTACAAGCGATGCAGCTAATAGCTATGGGACTCTTACCGAGAAGATCGTCTGTACTTGTTGAAAAGCCATCCTATCTCTATTCAATCCATGCCTTTCAAACTGCAGGAGTTCGAATGATCGGCATGCCTGTGGACAAGGAGGGTCTCCTTACCGCAGAGCTGGAGCGTTATATACGCCAAAACCGCCCATCCTTGCTTTACACGATACCTACGTTTCAGAATCCGAGCGGAGCAGTGATGAGTGATAAGAGAAGAATGGAACTCATTCAAACTGCTGAGGCAACCGGACTGGCTATTCTCGAAGATCATGCCTACGCAGATCTGTGGTTTGACGAGAAACCTCCTCTATCTCTGAAAGCTCGTGATCCAGGAAGTTATGTATTACATATGGGCACTCTGTCCAAAAGTGTGAGTCCAGGTCTTCGTATTGGCTGGGTTGCGGGACCAGAAACCGTCATACAGCGTCTTGCAGATATTAAGATGCAAACCGATTATGGTGCGAGCAGTCTTGCACAGGAAGCGGCAGCACTTTGGTTCACAGAAGGATATCACGATGTTCACTTGGCTGAGGTTCGAGCAGCATTAATCCGTAAAAGAAATCTGGTTCTGGATCTACTATCCCGAAATCTGGCAGGTGCAGCGGAGTGGAATGTGCCGCAAGGCGGGTTTTATATTTGGTTGAAGTTACTAAATGGGACTCGGCCAGAAACCTTGTTCAGGAGAGCCCTTGCCGAAGGAGTTCTGCTGAACCCAGGGTCTATCTATGACCGGTTTGATCAGGATCATATCCGATTATCATTTGCTTATGCATCGGAAACAGAATTGGAACGTGGAATCATGACGCTGGCACGTCTCATTCTACATCCCTAG
- a CDS encoding 1-phosphofructokinase family hexose kinase translates to MITTVTLNAALDKVYTLPDFKLDQVHRPEHAITVPGGKGINAARVLRLLGAPVGATGIVAGHTGRQVLDGLRSEGIAADFVEAAHGETRLAITVLGSSPSTQTELIEAGPPVTRDELAALRRKVMTLARSSAWVVFSGSLPQGCPAGLYAELIALAKAQGARTALDASGEALAQGLQGGPDLVKPNAEEAARYAGVTALTPDTAKMAATQLVKAGAKLAVISLGADGAVAASADTLYRVEVPAVSIVSPLGSGDAMVAGMVAAALKHPTNIQAILRQGAACGTSAALHPMAGVLSIEDVTKLEQQISVQQE, encoded by the coding sequence ATGATTACCACCGTTACCTTAAATGCTGCATTAGACAAAGTGTACACCCTGCCAGATTTTAAGCTGGATCAGGTGCACCGCCCTGAACATGCGATTACGGTCCCAGGCGGCAAAGGCATTAACGCTGCCCGGGTACTGCGCCTACTAGGAGCACCTGTAGGCGCTACGGGCATTGTTGCCGGACATACGGGCCGGCAAGTACTGGATGGGCTGCGCAGCGAAGGCATCGCAGCCGATTTTGTAGAAGCCGCGCACGGAGAAACGCGGCTGGCCATTACGGTGCTGGGTTCATCGCCCAGCACCCAGACCGAGCTCATCGAGGCGGGGCCGCCGGTCACCCGCGATGAGCTTGCGGCGCTGCGCCGCAAAGTAATGACCCTGGCGCGAAGCTCCGCCTGGGTCGTGTTCTCGGGCAGCCTGCCGCAAGGCTGCCCTGCTGGGCTGTACGCCGAGCTGATTGCTCTGGCGAAGGCGCAAGGTGCGCGCACCGCGCTTGATGCAAGCGGCGAGGCGCTCGCACAAGGGCTGCAAGGCGGGCCGGACCTAGTGAAGCCCAACGCAGAAGAGGCGGCCCGCTATGCCGGGGTTACCGCGCTCACCCCGGATACGGCTAAGATGGCTGCTACACAGCTAGTAAAAGCCGGTGCAAAGCTTGCCGTAATCTCTCTCGGCGCAGATGGTGCTGTAGCTGCGTCAGCAGATACTTTATACCGCGTAGAGGTTCCTGCCGTCTCTATCGTAAGCCCGCTCGGCAGCGGAGATGCGATGGTAGCAGGCATGGTTGCAGCTGCTCTGAAGCACCCCACTAATATTCAGGCAATTTTAAGGCAAGGTGCCGCATGCGGTACCTCAGCAGCGCTTCACCCAATGGCCGGTGTCCTGTCAATAGAAGATGTAACCAAACTGGAGCAGCAAATATCTGTTCAACAGGAATAA
- a CDS encoding MFS transporter, translating into MRTSSFSQLKLYNFFVYGAIAVFTSFFQIYLQDIGLTKIEIGSLMAIGPFVSLFANPFWGYMSDRTQNIRKTVLIMVAGTLLFVQAVFLAQSYSLIFTAMIFYYFFQSPLFAQTNSMILTYIDGTDYKFGSFRIWGSMGWAFTAIIAGPIMDRLGDSQMSLVFSVLLITAFGFALLLPRLKRSSDAPIVTMRGFSQVIMNPYFMTFVILGILVSIPNAMNSSFISLYITELGGSKQMVGLAVFMSSILEIAVFLLFDRFLKRKMTVMLACLTIVSLLFALRWELMALATTPLQIAFIQLLHAVTFGGYFYVGTQLTMLFIPKPYRSSGQALYTLSWSGISGVVAGIFGGFMFQNFGASVMYQVGVFMAAVGTIGFGVMYYIVRRYGYQPPLPSSYNVKSNIN; encoded by the coding sequence TTGCGTACGTCCTCTTTTTCGCAGCTGAAGCTGTACAATTTCTTTGTCTATGGGGCTATTGCAGTCTTTACCAGCTTCTTTCAAATTTATCTTCAAGACATTGGTCTGACGAAAATCGAGATCGGCAGCCTGATGGCCATTGGTCCTTTTGTTTCTCTGTTTGCTAACCCTTTCTGGGGGTATATGAGTGATCGTACACAGAACATCCGTAAGACCGTACTTATTATGGTGGCGGGTACTCTGTTGTTTGTACAAGCTGTATTCCTAGCGCAGAGTTACAGTCTTATTTTTACGGCAATGATCTTCTACTATTTCTTTCAAAGTCCTTTATTTGCACAGACGAACAGTATGATTCTGACCTATATTGATGGAACAGACTATAAATTTGGTTCCTTTCGGATATGGGGTTCTATGGGCTGGGCGTTCACTGCCATTATAGCAGGGCCAATCATGGACAGGCTCGGAGATTCCCAAATGTCCCTGGTCTTTAGTGTTCTGCTCATCACAGCCTTTGGATTTGCGCTTCTTCTGCCGCGTCTTAAGCGATCATCTGATGCACCGATTGTTACGATGCGCGGATTCTCTCAGGTTATCATGAATCCCTATTTCATGACATTCGTGATCCTTGGAATTCTTGTGTCCATTCCAAATGCCATGAATAGTTCGTTTATTTCCCTCTACATTACCGAACTTGGCGGAAGCAAACAAATGGTAGGTCTCGCAGTATTTATGTCCTCTATTCTGGAGATTGCTGTGTTTCTATTATTTGACCGTTTTCTGAAACGGAAAATGACCGTCATGCTCGCTTGTCTCACGATCGTCAGTCTGCTCTTCGCGCTGCGTTGGGAACTGATGGCACTGGCAACCACCCCGTTGCAGATTGCCTTTATCCAGCTGCTACATGCGGTTACATTTGGCGGATATTTTTATGTAGGGACTCAGCTGACCATGCTTTTCATTCCCAAACCATACCGGTCCTCTGGGCAAGCGCTCTACACGCTCTCCTGGAGTGGGATTTCAGGTGTAGTTGCCGGCATATTCGGCGGTTTTATGTTCCAGAACTTTGGAGCGTCCGTTATGTACCAGGTCGGCGTATTCATGGCTGCTGTGGGAACAATCGGTTTTGGTGTGATGTACTATATTGTACGCAGATACGGATACCAGCCTCCGCTTCCATCAAGCTACAATGTCAAATCTAATATAAATTAA
- a CDS encoding aldo/keto reductase, whose amino-acid sequence MTHLQDTVTLNNGVKMPQLGLGVWKAKDGEETYAAVKHAIQHGYRAIDTAAAYKNEESVGKAIKDSGVPREELFITTKVWNADHGYDATIRAFETSLEKLGLEYLDLYLIHWPVKDKYKDTWKALEHLYSEGKVRAIGVCNFNIHHLEDLLAEAKTVPAVNQSEFHPYLTQEPLREFCKSKGIHFEGWSPLGNGKLLDNALIQEIAKKYNKTAAQVILRWHLQNDAITIPKSVTPSRIEENVAIFDFELTAEDMNTINSLNKDERTGPDPDNFNF is encoded by the coding sequence ATTACTCACTTACAAGATACAGTAACCCTTAACAACGGTGTGAAAATGCCTCAGCTCGGTCTTGGGGTATGGAAAGCGAAAGACGGAGAAGAAACTTACGCTGCCGTTAAACATGCAATTCAGCACGGATATCGTGCAATTGATACAGCTGCTGCCTACAAGAATGAAGAAAGTGTCGGAAAAGCAATTAAAGATTCCGGTGTACCTCGCGAGGAACTTTTCATTACAACCAAAGTATGGAACGCAGATCATGGATATGATGCTACCATTCGTGCTTTTGAAACCAGTTTAGAAAAGCTCGGTCTTGAATATCTCGATCTATATTTGATCCACTGGCCGGTAAAAGATAAATATAAAGATACATGGAAAGCACTCGAACACCTATACAGCGAGGGTAAAGTTCGGGCAATCGGGGTATGTAATTTCAATATTCATCATCTGGAAGATCTGCTGGCCGAAGCCAAAACGGTTCCTGCGGTCAATCAGTCCGAATTCCACCCGTATCTTACACAAGAACCACTCCGTGAATTCTGCAAGTCCAAAGGAATTCATTTCGAAGGCTGGTCACCCCTTGGTAATGGCAAACTATTAGACAATGCTCTGATTCAGGAGATTGCAAAAAAATATAACAAAACAGCAGCTCAAGTTATCCTTCGCTGGCATTTGCAGAATGATGCGATCACTATTCCTAAATCTGTGACACCAAGCCGTATCGAAGAAAATGTGGCGATCTTTGACTTCGAATTGACTGCAGAAGACATGAATACCATCAACAGCCTGAACAAGGATGAACGTACAGGCCCAGACCCAGATAACTTTAACTTCTAA
- the mobA gene encoding molybdenum cofactor guanylyltransferase has product MKIAGIVLAGGASRRMGTDKAALELGNSRVLDIIAGELSSMTAQVYIATGSVSREHMDSEYIEVKDIYPGSGPLAGMQAGMLRGEADLYVVVSCDIPLIRAELLSAMVKVLELSLDSGIQALVPQIRGQIHPLAAVYHCSIIDVLEAQLREDNRRVRDALSRLSVRYVTESELELVTGIPAAQIEEMFINMNEKEDYERVKQIYESRDVE; this is encoded by the coding sequence ATGAAGATTGCAGGCATTGTACTGGCTGGCGGAGCCTCCCGGCGTATGGGAACAGATAAGGCTGCACTCGAGCTTGGAAACAGCAGGGTTCTAGACATCATAGCAGGGGAGCTGTCCAGCATGACAGCCCAAGTCTATATTGCAACAGGATCTGTAAGCAGAGAACACATGGATTCTGAGTATATAGAGGTAAAAGATATCTATCCGGGGAGCGGCCCGCTAGCAGGGATGCAAGCAGGAATGCTTCGGGGAGAAGCCGATCTGTATGTGGTTGTTTCCTGTGATATTCCTTTGATTCGTGCAGAATTATTATCTGCAATGGTGAAGGTATTGGAACTCAGTCTTGATTCTGGGATTCAGGCACTTGTACCGCAGATAAGAGGACAGATACATCCCCTGGCAGCAGTTTACCATTGCAGTATTATAGATGTACTTGAAGCCCAGCTTAGGGAAGACAATCGTAGAGTAAGGGATGCACTCTCTAGGCTTTCCGTTCGTTATGTAACCGAATCTGAGCTGGAACTGGTCACGGGCATTCCTGCTGCGCAGATCGAAGAAATGTTTATCAATATGAATGAGAAAGAAGACTATGAGCGGGTGAAACAAATCTATGAGTCTAGGGATGTAGAATGA